A DNA window from Acropora palmata chromosome 12, jaAcrPala1.3, whole genome shotgun sequence contains the following coding sequences:
- the LOC141860567 gene encoding uncharacterized protein LOC141860567 translates to MSLFVASFPSSLYLLKKHFGFHKDCFQKFVVCPKCNSLYNYDAAFKIVGTRRESRKCSFVEFPNHRQRAHRKPCNEVLLKEVKLQDGKTKLYPKKVYCYSSIVETLKIFLQRPGFISRCELWRERERTSIPGLLTDVIHGTVWRDFKGPDGSRFMNQQQNLALMMNVDWFQPFKHSPYSVGVIYLALMNLPRGERFKRENVIIAGIIPGPGEPQSLNPFLVPVVGELKELWKNGIDVCHFGSAGVPQKFFAALLLVACDVPAARKLCGFLGHGAKRGCSKCTKEFIPGKHFGDKMNFGGFENCLHRTNEGHRSEAQEILQEDTYQGREKKQTKYGTRYSELMQLEYFDCIRFTIIDPMHNLFLGTAKHMMKNIWLPNKLFTQNDLKAIQDLIDNMKVPSNMGRIPNKIASSFGSFTSEQWKLWTVVYSEFAIKNYLPADDYKLWLLFVKACRILTAPVITIKSLSEAHSSLMQFCKKFESMYGQLEVTPNMHLHSHLINCIIDYGPVHNFWLFSFERFNGLLGDFKTNQRAVEIQLMRKFLRDQDIRDLPFPSAFCEHFDPIFCQMKNTSMDPLQDISSTVDLLSLSNGPVTKSNLWLDVRSCTCISPHRVDYLDDDELNYLMELYSKFLQGVEFRNGTFIFDRYASVEFCGEWYGSLDSRSERSSYVIAPWVGVGGQINPDTSDARPAVVRYYMKQNICIQGQWKTLVMAYVSWFQKHPDRHKRQSGTTEIWCKDIFEPLGAASFLPVQRIQCKFVGTVQTWKRENVLFVLPLERKIYL, encoded by the coding sequence ATGTCTTTATTTGTGGCATCCTTTCCTTCAAGTCTGTACTTATTGAAGAAGCACTTTGGCTTTCATAAAGACTGTTTCCAGAAGTTTGTGGTATGTCCAAAGTGCAATTCACTTTACAATTATGATGCTGCTTTTAAGATAGTTGGAACCAGAAGAGAATCGAGGAAATGCTCATTTGTTGAGTTCCCTAACCACAGACAGAGAGCTCATCGCAAACCTTGCAATGAAGTTCTTTTAAAGGAAGTGAAACTCCAAGATGGAAAAACTAAACTCTACCCAAAGAAGGTTTACTGTTACAGTAGCATCGTTGAAACACTCAAGATTTTTCTCCAACGTCCTGGTTTCATATCACGTTGTGAACTGTGgcgggaaagagaaaggaccagCATTCCAGGGTTATTGACAGATGTGATCCACGGTACTGTATGGCGGGATTTCAAGGGTCCAGATGGTTCACGGTTTATGAACCAACAACAGAACTTGGCTTTAATGATGAACGTTGACTGGTTTCAGCCATTCAAACATTCGCCATATAGTGTTGGCGTAATTTACCTGGCTTTAATGAATTTACCTCGTGGTGAGAGgttcaaaagagaaaatgtaaTCATAGCAGGAATTATTCCAGGTCCAGGCGAACCACAAAGTCTCAACCCATTCCTAGTTCCAGTTGTTGGAGAACTGAAAGAACTTTGGAAGAATGGAATTGATGTATGTCATTTCGGCTCAGCTGGAGTACCTCAGAAATTTTTTGCAGCGTTGTTGTTAGTAGCATGTGATGTGCCGGCTGCAAGAAAGTTGTGTGGCTTTCTGGGACATGGTGCTAAACGAGGTTGCTCCAAATGCACAAAGGAGTTCATCCCTGGGAAACATTTTGGCGATAAGATGAACTTTGgaggatttgaaaattgccttCATCGAACAAATGAAGGGCATCGTTCTGAAGCCCAAGAAATATTGCAAGAAGACACTTACCAGGGGCGCGAAAAGAAGCAAACGAAATATGGAACACGCTACTCTGAACTTATGCAACTCGAATACTTTGATTGCATCAGATTCACAATAATTGACCCTATGCATAATTTATTCCTTGGAACAGCTAAACATatgatgaaaaacatttggcTTCCAAACAAACTATTCACTCAGAATGACCTGAAAGCCATACAAGATTTAATAGACAACATGAAAGTGCCATCCAACATGGGGCGGATTCCAAACAAGATAGCATCAAGTTTTGGAAGTTTCACATCAGAGCAGTGGAAGCTGTGGACTGTTGTGTATTCAGAATTTGCAATCAAGAATTATTTGCCAGCAGATGATTACAAACTGTGGCTTTTGTTTGTGAAAGCTTGCCGAATATTAACAGCCCCTGTAATCACTATTAAATCTCTATCTGAAGCACATTCTTCATTGATGCAGTTCTGTAAGAAGTTTGAGTCAATGTATGGACAACTGGAGGTCACACCAAACATGCATTTACATTCACATCTTATCAACTGTATAATAGACTATGGACCAGTGCATAACTTTTGGCTGTTTTCCTTTGAACGGTTCAATGGCCTTCTTGGTGATTTCAAGACGAACCAAAGAGCTGTGGAAATTCAGCTAATGCGTAAGTTTCTTCGAGATCAAGACATAAGGGACCTTCCATTTCCAAGTGCATTTTGTGAACACTTTGATCCTATATTCTGCCAAATGAAGAACACAAGCATGGATCCTCTTCAGGACATCAGTTCTACTGTGGAtctcttatctctatcaaatGGCCCTGTTACCAAATCAAACCTCTGGTTGGATGTCAGATCATGTACTTGTATCTCTCCTCACAGAGTAGATTACTTGGATGATGATGAACTTAACTATTTAATGGAGTTGTattcaaaatttcttcaaggagtggaattcagaaatggaactttcatttttgaccgTTACGCCAGCGTGGAATTTTGCGGTGAGTGGTATGGTTCCCTTGACTCAAGAAGTGAGCGTTCTTCTTATGTCATTGCACCTTGGGTTGGAGTTGGTGGGCAAATAAATCCTGACACATCAGATGCAAGGCCTGCAGTTGTCCGGTActacatgaaacaaaatatttgcatcCAAGGTCAGTGGAAAACCCTTGTCATGGCGTA